A single window of bacterium DNA harbors:
- the amrB gene encoding AmmeMemoRadiSam system protein B produces the protein MCFRRTFLFFVFLFFCISSQGVAEAYESKVRQARWSGPFYDNSPKALRETVEAFLKKVDQEKLTGDLIALILPHAGYVYSGQVAAYGYRQFEGEDFDTVILLGPSHRVPVKGASVYGEGWWKTPLGKVKVDSEFAKEIINKHQLFHFDEKAHKDEHSLEVQLPFLQATLKDFEIVPIVVNDSSGEFCQLLADAIVRSKGKKKILIVASTDMSHYHPYGRACLIDGVAIRDLENFNLDSLRRHLISGKTELCGGAAVFTAVLAAKACGADRIKLLKYANSGDVTGDKSRVVGYGAFAVMRLKEGKMTPELEEEKGGKKMLNEKQQKVLLGIARKTIEEYIQTGKIPEFNVEDPLLKEKRGVFVTLHKKGMLRGCIGYIMPMEELYKAVSKMAIQSSTGDPRFPPVRSEEFDEIEIEISVLTVPERINSVDEIKMGKHGVIVKKGYQQGVFLPQVATETGWSKEEFLSRLCYDKAHLPENAWKDKDTEIYTFSAQVFEEEK, from the coding sequence ATGTGTTTTAGAAGAACTTTTCTCTTTTTTGTCTTTCTCTTTTTCTGTATTTCCTCTCAAGGGGTAGCAGAGGCTTATGAGTCTAAAGTTCGTCAAGCTCGCTGGAGTGGCCCATTCTATGATAACTCACCTAAGGCTTTAAGGGAGACCGTTGAGGCTTTCCTTAAGAAAGTCGATCAGGAGAAACTTACCGGAGATTTAATAGCACTGATTTTACCCCATGCAGGCTATGTATATTCTGGTCAGGTGGCAGCTTATGGTTACCGTCAGTTTGAAGGGGAGGATTTTGACACTGTAATTCTTCTGGGACCGAGCCACCGTGTGCCTGTTAAGGGAGCTTCGGTTTATGGTGAAGGGTGGTGGAAAACCCCGCTGGGAAAAGTTAAAGTAGATTCTGAATTTGCTAAGGAAATTATTAATAAACATCAATTGTTCCATTTTGATGAGAAAGCCCATAAGGATGAACATTCCCTGGAAGTACAACTTCCGTTTCTCCAGGCAACTTTAAAAGATTTCGAGATAGTTCCCATAGTTGTCAATGATAGTTCTGGAGAGTTCTGTCAGCTTTTGGCCGATGCTATTGTGCGTTCAAAAGGCAAGAAGAAAATACTCATAGTTGCCTCTACGGATATGTCCCATTACCACCCCTACGGGAGGGCGTGTCTGATAGATGGAGTAGCAATCCGGGATTTAGAGAATTTTAATCTGGATAGTTTAAGGAGACACCTCATTAGTGGAAAAACAGAGCTTTGCGGTGGGGCAGCTGTGTTTACTGCAGTTCTGGCAGCAAAAGCATGCGGGGCAGATAGAATAAAGCTATTGAAATATGCAAATTCTGGAGATGTGACTGGAGATAAGAGTAGAGTGGTGGGGTACGGCGCTTTTGCCGTAATGCGCCTGAAAGAAGGAAAGATGACTCCTGAATTGGAAGAAGAGAAAGGAGGTAAGAAAATGTTAAATGAAAAACAACAGAAAGTTCTCCTGGGTATCGCACGGAAGACAATTGAGGAGTATATACAGACGGGGAAGATACCAGAGTTTAATGTAGAGGACCCTCTGTTGAAAGAGAAAAGGGGTGTCTTCGTAACTTTACATAAAAAGGGAATGCTTCGCGGCTGCATCGGGTATATTATGCCTATGGAGGAACTGTACAAGGCTGTTTCCAAAATGGCGATTCAGTCATCCACTGGTGACCCTCGCTTTCCACCAGTGAGGTCTGAAGAGTTTGACGAGATTGAAATTGAGATTTCTGTATTGACGGTGCCAGAAAGAATTAACAGCGTAGATGAGATAAAAATGGGGAAACACGGTGTGATTGTAAAGAAAGGCTACCAGCAGGGAGTCTTTCTGCCCCAGGTGGCCACTGAGACTGGTTGGTCAAAAGAGGAGTTTTTGAGTCGGCTCTGTTATGACAAGGCACATTTGCCAGAGAATGCCTGGAAAGATAAGGATACAGAAATATATACTTTTTCCGCCCAGGTCTTTGAAGAAGAAAAGTAG
- the coaE gene encoding dephospho-CoA kinase (Dephospho-CoA kinase (CoaE) performs the final step in coenzyme A biosynthesis.), with protein MLIVGLTGGISSGKSTVLKIFNNFGCKTVDADEIAHQLTRPGTKVLREIVRKFGQEVLNKNGTLNRKKLAEAIFRDRQKRKSLNVIMHPKIIAEMKKRIKGVQKLTAQSRRKIVLVDIPLLFEARLEYLVDKIILVYVPQKIQIERLQRDDNLTLKEAKARISAQIPLYKKKKYADYVINGDLDSTSLRKQVELICKKLFSVGSVGSASP; from the coding sequence ATGTTGATTGTAGGTTTGACAGGAGGAATATCTTCAGGGAAAAGCACAGTCCTCAAGATATTTAATAATTTTGGTTGTAAAACTGTCGATGCTGACGAAATTGCTCACCAGTTAACCAGACCGGGCACAAAAGTTTTGAGAGAGATAGTCAGGAAATTCGGCCAGGAAGTATTAAATAAGAATGGGACATTGAACCGGAAAAAACTGGCTGAGGCAATATTTAGAGATAGACAAAAGAGAAAATCTCTAAATGTAATTATGCACCCTAAGATTATTGCTGAAATGAAAAAGAGAATAAAAGGAGTTCAAAAACTCACAGCACAATCGAGGAGGAAAATTGTCCTGGTAGATATACCTCTTCTTTTTGAGGCTAGACTCGAGTATTTAGTGGATAAGATAATTCTGGTTTATGTGCCTCAGAAAATACAAATTGAGAGGTTACAGAGGGACGATAATCTTACTCTTAAGGAGGCTAAAGCCAGAATAAGTGCGCAAATTCCTCTCTATAAAAAGAAGAAATATGCAGACTATGTAATTAATGGTGACCTGGATTCTACCAGTTTACGAAAGCAGGTGGAATTGATCTGTAAAAAACTGTTCAGTGTAGGTAGTGTAGGGAGCGCGTCCCCATAA